From Anoplopoma fimbria isolate UVic2021 breed Golden Eagle Sablefish unplaced genomic scaffold, Afim_UVic_2022 Un_contig_13213_pilon_pilon, whole genome shotgun sequence, a single genomic window includes:
- the LOC129116621 gene encoding LOW QUALITY PROTEIN: uncharacterized protein LOC129116621 (The sequence of the model RefSeq protein was modified relative to this genomic sequence to represent the inferred CDS: inserted 1 base in 1 codon) encodes MEEELQQLRELVAQLRTDNEQLSRARDASQAGPSRADPAPVAPAAGASSRVTERLVVIPRERRCPMFNGRTGVGIAEWKEELQVCMRARHLSVRDQAFFIFDHLEGEAREEIKYRPRVEREDPDEVLTILTELYGCVHSYVTLQQSFFSRKQQDGETLLEFSLALMALMERVKQSAPDALPNAEILLRDQFVEHVLDGTLRRELKQFIRRDPTASLLDTRGEAIRWEREGSPRGVRERSHSLPLAHGLQYGVQGSSRPAPLVSPHDSELSEVKALLKRQQGQLDQLAQTMASLQARPFPPRPPRNGPLICRRCQQPGHYASDCDGERVPPSSPCWFFDWSTYYWGWIFPPCISAGKLTPTELRSQSSVGEARGSQPDLIDRIMAPCPHIDVLMGGVTVSCLLDSGSMVSTIPESFFVEHFASWGQERLRSCNWLQLRAANGLCIPYIGYLELDVTLCGKVVPGCGILVVRDPPDAASASPGILGSNIIRRCYRELFAMYGPALFNAPSVVQAPGPVLEALQRCHQATTEHQRNITGSARVRGRRAIRIPGGVLKLVATTCAEQRAGQAALFEPTESGLPAGLLTFPCVVQVTRGTVYVPVVNVGTTDVLLYPRVGLGALSSAQVVSLPAGVTEVKLTTASVSSHAAAGTTTGGVQAGDLSALAEQEQSEVYALLQKYQAIFSNHDGDLGCTNLISHEIPLLDEIPVRQRYRRIPPSEYEEVKAHIDQLLEAKVIRESNSPFASPIVLVRKKDGSLRMCVDYRLLNRKTRKDAFPLPRIEESLDSLAGARWFTTLDLASGYNQVPVTEQDKSKTAFCTPFGLFEFNRMPFGLCNAPSTFQRLMQRMFGDQQCQSLLLYLDDIVVFSSSVSQHLQRLEVVLSRLQREGLKVKLEKCAFFXKEVRYLGHIISSRGVSTDPAKIEAVAEWQRPCHVSELRSFLGFASYYRRFVEGFAKLAGPLHKLVAEHAGTRSKRGSGRDLGSAWTPQCEQSFEALKAKLVSAPVLAYADFARPFILEIDASHSGLGAVLSQETDDGVRPVAYASRGLRPTERNMENYSSMKLEFLALKWAMGEKFREYLLGHKCVVFTDNNPLSYLDSAKLGAVEQRWASQLAVFDFEIRYRSGRVNRNADALSRQYLSGSSLAERVLPGTSIPLLPQSASVSAPVVPAAQAAVSVFRGHSPSDLCSLQEADSLLGDNFLRFWRRRVKPTQEERQQLPALALTLLREWDRLVEQGGVLYRRTFRSDGGEGCLQLVLPAVLKKETLTQLHQDHGHQGIERTTELVRQRCYWPRMSADIKEWVQTCERCQVAKDSGSVPHSFMGHVLASRPNEIVAIDFTLLEPSQNGLENVLVMTDVFSKYTVAVPTRDQRAVTVAQVLLTEWFFQFGVPSRIHSDQGRSFESSLIHQLCRLYEVDKSRTTPYHPAGNGQVERFNRTLHDLLRTLPVSRKRDWVSCLPHVLFCYNTTPHQSTGESPFFLMFGREPRLPVDFLLGRVQDPEPGDVQNWMTEHQARLRVAFENARGRLLAAAGQRKERHDRHVREAPLQVGWLVYLRDLGVRGRHKLHDKWSPVLYQVLKAPSGSGAVYTIAPAEELHKARQVHRNMLKAQVVSSACPPRVLPPPAPTAPIGFPDSPEDGELWLLALGLTQVQAQVRSQSVFILWLRPLVVSLALLSQLGVVLAVPPPVNIPTFIVFPNRWASGVISGGQIAEWFHLYKCCAFSGAHTAAWHSWRRLGVASVSCWFVVGWCGVLQSLEGQELV; translated from the exons ATGGAGGAGGaactgcagcagctcagagagcTAGTGGCACAGCTTAGAACAGATAACGAGCAGCTGTCTCGAGCGAGAGATGCTTCCCAGGCCGGTCCCAGTAGGGCTGACCCCGCTCCTGTTGCTCCGGCTGCTGGTGCCAGCTCCAGGGTCACTGAACGGCTGGTTGTCATACCTAGAGAGCGTAGATGTCCCATGTTCAATGGCAGAACAGGTGTAGGCATAGCTGAGTGGAAAGAGGAGCTACAGGTGTGTATGCGTGCCCGCCACCTGTCTGTTCGTGATCAGGCTTTCTTCATCTTTGACCACCTAGAAGGGGAGGCCAGAGAAGAGATAAAGTATCGCCCCCGTGTGGAGAGGGAGGATCCTGACGAGGTTTTGACCATCTTGACTGAGCTTTATGGCTGTGTACATTCATATGTGACCCTGCAGCAATCTTTCTTCTCCAGGAAGCAGCAGGACGGGGAGACATTGTTAGAGTTTTCCTTGGCTCTGATGGCCCTGATGGAGCGTGTCAAGCAGTCAGCACCTGATGCTCTGCCTAATGCAGAAATCCTTCTTCGCGACCAGTTCGTGGAGCATGTGCTTGATGGTACCCTTCGCAGGGAATTGAAGCAGTTCATTCGTCGCGACCCCACTGCTTCTCTGCTTGACACACGTGGAGAGGCCATTAGATGGGAGAGGGAGGGCTCTCCAAGGGGTGTTAGGGAACGTAGCCACTCTCTTCCTTTGGCCCACGGTTTACAGTATGGAGTGCAGGGTAGTTCTCGCCCCGCCCCTCTTGTCTCACCCCATGACTCAGAGTTGAGCGAAGTGAAGGCTCTCTTGAAACGTCAACAAGGACAGCTTGACCAACTGGCCCAGACCATGGCTTCTTTGCAGGCTCGTCCTTTTCCACCTCGGCCCCCTCGCAATGGGCCTTTGATCTGCAGAAGATGTCAACAGCCAGGTCATTATGCCAGCGATTGTGATGGGGAGCGAGTCCCCCCCTCGTCCCCGTGCTGGTTCTTTGACTGGTCGACCTACTACTGGGGCTGGATTTTCCCGCCCTGCATTTCAGCCGGAAAACTGACGCCCACTGAGCTGCGGAGCCAAAGCTCAGTTGGGGAGGCTAGAGGCTCGCAACCTGACCTCATTGATCGGATAATGGCACCGTGTCCCCATATTGATGTCTTGATGGGTGGGGTCACGGTTTCATGCTTGTTAGATAGTGGTTCCATGGTGTCTACGATCCCTGAAAGTTTCTTTGTAGAACATTTTGCATCATGGGGCCAAGAGCGCCTTCGGTCTTGTAATTGGCTGCAATTGCGGGCAGCTAATGGTCTTTGTATCCCGTACATCGGTTACTTGGAGCTGGATGTGACCTTGTGTGGAAAAGTGGTCCCTGGTTGTGGGATTCTGGTGGTGAGAGACCCTCCTGATGCTGCATCTGCTTCCCCGGGGATCTTGGGGAGCAACATCATTCGTCGATGCTATCGTGAACTCTTTGCCATGTATGGCCCCGCCCTCTTCAATGCGCCGTCGGTGGTTCAAGCCCCAGGCCCAGTCCTTGAAGCCTTGCAACGGTGCCATCAGGCCACCACAGAACATCAGAGAAACATCACTGGTTCCGCCCGGGTTCGTGGGAGACGGGCAATACGAATACCTGGTGGAGTACTGAAGCTTGTGGCAACTACCTGTGCAGAGCAGCGGGCTGGTCAGGCTGCGCTGTTTGAACCAACAGAGTCTGGCCTGCCAGCAGGGCTGCTGACTTTTCCTTGTGTGGTCCAGGTTACCCGTGGTACAGTTTACGTCCCAGTGGTCAATGTGGGGACGACTGATGTCCTTCTCTACCCACGTGTTGGTCTTGGCGCTTTAAGTAGTGCGCAGGTTGTCAGTCTACCAGCTGGCGTAACTGAGGTGAAGCTCACTACAGCCTCAGTTTCATCCCATGCAGCTGCTGGCACAACAACGGGTGGGGTACAAGCTGGGGACCTGTCCGCTTTAGCCGAGCAAGAGCAGAGTGAGGTGTATGCTCTGCTGCAGAAATACCAGGCAATTTTCTCGAATCACGACGGTGACTTGGGTTGTACCAACCTTATCTCTCACGAGATTCCCTTGCTGGACGAGATTCCGGTGAGACAGCGGTACCGACGGATACCACCTTCGGAGTACGAGGAGGTGAAGGCTCACATTGACCAGTTACTTGAAGCTAAGGTGATCCGGGAAAGCAATAGCCCTTTTGCTTCCCCCATTGTCCTGGTCCGTAAAAAGGATGGTAGTCTCCGGATGTGTGTTGACTACCGCCTGCTTAATCGCAAGACACGGAAGGACGCATTTCCCTTACCTCGCATCGAGGAAAGCCTTGACTCCCTTGCTGGAGCTCGCTGGTTCACCACCCTCGATTTAGCGAGTGGGTACAACCAGGTCCCCGTCACAGAGCAGGACAAGTCGAAGACAGCCTTTTGTACACCTTTCGGTCTCTTCGAGTTTAACCGTATGCCATTCGGCTTGTGCAACGCTCCAAGCACCTTTCAGAGATTAATGCAAAGGATGTTTGGGGATCAACAGTGTCAATCCTTGCTCTTGTACTTGGAcgatattgttgtattttcatcttCTGTCTCTCAACACTTGCAGCGACTGGAGGTGGTCCTCAGTCGGCTTCAGAGGGAAGGCTTGAAGGTCAAACTTGAGAAGTGTGCCTTTT AAAAGGAGGTCCGTTACCTGGGGCACATTATCTCGAGCCGAGGCGTTTCCACGGACCCTGCCAAGATTGAGGCGGTGGCAGAATGGCAGCGGCCCTGCCATGTGTCAGAGCTGCGCTCGTTCTTGGGGTTCGCCAGCTACTACAGGCGGTTCGTGGAGGGGTTCGCTAAGCTGGCAGGCCCCCTGCATAAGTTGGTGGCAGAGCATGCAGGTACCCGGTCCAAGCGAGGCTCTGGGCGGGATTTGGGCTCTGCATGGACACCCCAGTGTGAGCAAAGCTTCGAAGCTTTGAAGGCGAAGTTGGTCTCGGCCCCAGTGCTGGCCTATGCAGATTTTGCACGCCCGTTTATCTTGGAAATCGATGCAAGTCACAGTGGCCTGGGAGCTGTCCTTTCACAGGAGACTGACGATGGTGTTCGGCCAGTGGCGTACGCAAGCAGAGGGCTTCGACCCACGGAGCGCAACATGGAAAATTACAGTTCGATGAAACTGGAGTTCCTTGCACTCAAGTGGGCGATGGGAGAGAAGTTCCGGGAGTATTTGTTGGGGCATAAATGTGTGGTCTTCACGGACAACAACCCGTTGAGTTACCTGGATTCTGCCAAGTTGGGGGCCGTAGAACAGCGGTGGGCCTCCCAATTGGCTGTCTTTGATTTCGAGATCAGGTATCGTTCGGGACGCGTCAATAGGAATGCTGATGCCCTCTCCCGGCAGTATCTGTCAGGGTCCAGTCTGGCTGAACGGGTGCTACCTGGCACTTCGATCCCACTGCTCCCCCAGTCAGCTTCAGTCTCGGCTCCAGTGGTACCTGCAGCCCAGGCCGCGGTGTCTGTCTTCCGGGGCCATTCTCCATCTGACCTTTGTTCCTTACAGGAGGCAGATTCTCTCTTGGGTGACAACTTTCTGCGCTTTTGGCGGAGGCGGGTTAAACCGACTCAAGAGGAGAGGCAACAACTCCCTGCCTTAGCTTTGACGCTCCTGAGAGAATGGGACCGCTTGGTCGAACAAGGTGGTGTACTGTACCGCCGGACTTTCCGTTCAGATGGGGGGGAAGGGTGTCTCCAGCTTGTTCTGCCTGCTGTCCTTAAGAAGGAGACCCTGACCCAGTTGCATCAAGACCATGGTCACCAAGGTATCGAGCGCACCACAGAACTGGTACGACAGCGCTGTTACTGGCCGAGAATGTCTGCTGACATCAAAGAGTGGGTCCAGACCTGCGAACGCTGCCAAGTTGCCAAAGATTCAGGGTCAGTGCCCCACAGCTTTATGGGTCACGTGCTAGCGTCCCGGCCGAACGAGATTGTCGCCATCGACTTTACATTGCTAGAACCATCACAGAACGGGTTGGAGAACGTTTTAGTGATGACCGATGTGTTTAGTAAATACACTGTGGCAGTCCCAACCCGGGACCAGCGTGCTGTGACGGTTGCCCAGGTCTTGCTGACCGAATGGTTTTTCCAGTTCGGCGTTCCAAGCCGCATTCACTCCGACCAGGGTCGGAGCTTTGAGAGTTCCCTGATCCACCAGCTCTGCCGCTTGTACGAGGTTGACAAATCGCGAACCACTCCTTACCATCCAGCCGGCAACGGACAGGTCGAACGCTTTAATCGGACGCTCCATGACTTATTGCGAACCTTGCCAGTCTCCCGGAAGCGGGATTGGGTTTCTTGTCTTCctcatgtgttgttttgttataacaCTACGCCACATCAAAGTACAGGGGAGTCACCTTTCTTCCTGATGTTTGGTCGAGAGCCCAGGCTCCCTGTGGACTTTCTTTTGGGCCGGGTCCAGGACCCTGAGCCAGGGGACGTACAGAACTGGATGACCGAGCATCAGGCAAGGCTCAGAGTGGCATTTGAGAATGCTCGTGGTAGGTTGTTGGCCGCTGCAGGTCAACGGAAGGAGCGACATGATCGGCATGTTCGAGAGGCCCCTTTGCAGGTGGGCTGGCTGGTCTATCTCCGAGACCTTGGTGTCAGGGGTCGACACAAGCTTCACGACAAGTGGAGCCCAGTGCTCTACCAGGTGCTGAAAGCCCCATCCGGCAGTGGAGCAGTTTACACCATTGCCCCTGCTGAGGAGCTCCACAAGGCTCGGCAGGTGCATCGGAATATGCTGAAGGCTCAGGTTGTGTCCAGTGCATGCCCTCCCAGGGTGCTTCCTCCACCCGCTCCGACGGCGCCCATAGGTTTCCCTGACTCACCTGAAGATGGGGAACTATGGCTGCTG GCGCTGGGCCTGACCCAGGTCCAGGCCCAAGTGCGGAGCCAGAGCGTGTTCATTCTGTGGCTCCGCCCTCTAGTGGTCAGCCTAGCTCTTCTCAGCCAACTCGGCGTCGTACTGGCCGTTCCACCGCCGGTCAACATTCCAACCTTCATCGTCTTCCCCAACCGGTGGGCATCAGGG GTGATTTCTGGTGGGCAGATTGCAGAGTGGTTTCACCTGTATAAGTGCTGCGCCTTCTCTGGCGCGCACACTGCTGCCTGGCACTCGTGGCGAAGACTCGGTGTGGCGTCTGTTAGTTGTTGGTTTGTTGTCGGTTGGTGTGGCGTGCTTCAGTCACTTGAAG